The following are encoded in a window of Bos javanicus breed banteng chromosome 12, ARS-OSU_banteng_1.0, whole genome shotgun sequence genomic DNA:
- the LOC133258251 gene encoding RWD domain-containing protein 1, translating into MTDYGEEQRNELEALESIYPDSFTVLSENPPSFTITVTSEAGENDETVQTTLKFTYSEKYPDEAPLYEIFAQLNLEDNDVADILKLLALQAEENLGMVMIFTLVTAVQEKLNEIVDQIKTRREEEKKQKEKEAEEAEKQLFHGTPVTIENFLNWKAKFDAELLEIKKKRMKEEEQAGKNKLSGRQLFETDHNLDTSDIQFLEDAGNNVEVDESLFQEMDDLELEDDDDDPDYNPADRESDLTD; encoded by the coding sequence ATGACAGATTACGGCGAGGAGCAGCGCAACGAGCTGGAGGCTCTGGAGTCCATCTACCCTGACTCCTTCACAGTATTATCAGAAAATCCACCCAGCTTCACCATTACTGTGACATCTGAGGCTGGAGAAAATGATGAAACTGTCCAGACAACCCTCAAGTTTACATACAGTGAAAAATACCCAGATGAAGCTCCCCTTTATGAAATATTCGCCCAGTTAAATCTAGAAGATAATGATGtagcagacattttaaaattattagcatTACAGGCAGAAGAAAACCTTGGTATGGTGATGATCTTCACCTTAGTGACAGCTGtgcaagaaaaattaaatgaaatagtagatcaaataaaaactagaagagaagaagaaaagaaacaaaaagaaaaagaagcagaagaagccGAAAAGCAATTATTCCATGGTACTCCTGTTACAATTGAGAATTTCTTAAATTGGAAGGCCAAGTTTGATGCAGaactcttggaaattaaaaagaaacggatgaaggaagaagagcaagcaggaaaaaataaattaagtggGAGACAACTGTTTGAAACAGATCATAATCTTGACACATCTGATATCCAGTTCTTGGAAGATGCTGGAAACAACGTGGAGGTAGATGAGTCTTTGTTCCAGGAAATGGATGACTTGGAGCTGGAGGACGATGATGATGATCCAGACTACAATCCTGCTGACCGGGAGAGTGACTTGACCGACTGA